gtgtgtgtgtttggtgGGCTTGATTATAATATCTATATATTCTCAGCATTAATCAATTGGATGTATGACGAAGAAATCTAacaatatgaaaagaaaatgatgataGACAAGACTAACGGTTGTATATAGTAAGCCTCGTGCAAGCTTACCACATTAGTCTTTGTTGGTGAAAGGAATAGATTAGGTTTCTTCATAAAGTGTATGTTGTTCCTTTGGTCAAATAGTTCGGCCGCTTTAATTTAACACTGAGAGGGAAgctacaaaagaaaagaaaatgaaaatttttggcCACATTATGGCCACATTTTATATCCTAATAGATATAGTTGCAGAAATCTGATCGAGTTGAGTTGGCCAATTTGAATTGGAAAATTATTTTAGAATTCGTCATGAATGTTTATTgattttttgcaattttttttttctagtcatTAAAATAGCAGAAAATGATCCTCATGATTAAAATTCCAAAACTTTGATCAATTTAAAATATTGCATATCAAGCATCTAGTCTATTTAGgattgatgtcttgtattctatggTTCAAGTTGTGGGATGCCTCTAAAGGGTCGCTGAAACCTGTGGGAAATTTTAAGTTTTACAAAAggattaattttgaaaattaaatctTTATGTTTCCCTTTTAAATCTTCGTAAATAGAGAAACAAGATGAAGAAAGCTTGTAACCCTAGCTCACCATTGTCATCCCTACATTACATTTATGCTAGAAACTCCATAGAATTAGAacccatttaaaaaataattgatcTTTGGATAATGCTTTCACAAACCAACTAAAGACATTGTCCTTCCTGTGATATTTTCTATTAAATTCCTCTCTTCACTAAAATTTTCCCCAAATAATAggagttaattttttttttttttacctcttaTGCATTACAAAACTAGGATTTAAAACAggaaaaatacaagaaaaaactGAAAACTAAACTTGCAAATTCTATTACTAATTATCACTTCTAGCAAATTCTATTACTGTTGATAACAGTTTGGAGATAAAAATCAGAGTGTAATAGAAAAGATTTTCACAAAtttgtgatttttattttattttattcagaaGATTAGTAAATCTTGCTACAAGAGgtaagtttcattgattttcatttattttacttgTTAGGAGAAATAAAAGTGGGCTAAAagtaaagataaaaaaagaattaaagccTATGATGAGATATGTGAAGTATCAGTGTGCTGCAGTTATCTATTACATGTCATGTTTTAAAATTGTAGAGTTGCCATGTAGAATTGTTACCTTGGCACCCACAGTGATCAAGAAGTGCATTCCATTTTCTTGCCTTCATCAGTTCTGTAAAAGTGAAACAAAGTTTGATGTGTATGAACACTCAAAtctaaaagaaaggaaaataattgTACAAAGGTTTCTAGGTCCCCAACAAGAAATCTTGATACCAAAGTCTCAAACTCATTTGAGAATAGCTGACtagtttagaaataaaaatgaatctCCCTCTACTCTCTCTTGTTCTGGTTTTCTTCTTTGGAACatgggaggaaggaaaggatggAAACCTATAGTATAAAAACAGGAGAGCTTCATCTCCTTCTTGCCAACTGAAATGTCCTCTTCAGGAATCGATTAGCCGTGCTGTCATTCCTATGGCACAATACTCTCAAGATTGTATTTGGGTCTGCTCTGTGCCACCTTCCTGTGGTTGGGGGCATTGGCAACTTCTGCCCTGCAACCACCATCCCTAACCCACTTGCTTCACAAGCCACAATGCTGAAGTCTTCAACCAATTGCTCTGTTGATTGATTCATCAATGCAACCACTCCCTCCAATGTATCTGACTCCTTCTCCACCACATCCTCTGCCAATATTCCCTCACCATAGGTGCAGAATATGCGCTTAAGGCTCTCAAAATCCTccacaatcatctcatgatccaACTTGGAGAATACCCGAGAACTTCCCCCGGCAAGCAGTATCATGAGGAAGGCTTCAAAGGAGGCCTTCATCACTTCTTTAATTGCCAATGGCTGTGCCCGATCGGTGAGAATTGCCGCCAAGAGTGTCAAATTCTGCTTGAGTATGCGCAATGCAGGGGGTATACGAGCATTCGCAACGTCACCCACATAGAGACTATCATAGAAGACAGGATTAGAATCTAGGAAGATGAGACGGTAGGCAGCCACCTCTGAGACATGTTGAGTGGCTGTTTGGATGGAGGCGCGAGTGAGGTCAAAGTGTGAAGAAGAGGTGGAGTAGCGGCGGTTGTGGGACATTGCACGAGGAGCAAGAGAGAGGGTCTTGTCCAAGGAGTGGATGTGGGAGAAAAGGTAGTGAAGGGTGTTGAGCCTGATATAGAGGCGTTGTGTCCCACGGCTTGTGGAGGGACGAGGATGATCACCATCTATAGATCCTAATGGCTCCGAATACTCCATTGCCCCAGCTCTGCAAGGAGTTGCTTTCCTCAATATATTATGTAATTTTGAGCTTCTGTTGCATCTGGTTAGAGGGGGAAGGGTAGGGATATAGGCTTGCTTTGATCCTGAACAAGATATAAAACAGTTAAAACAGTTATAAGCAACTCTTCTAATATTGTACCTTTCTCAACTAAACACCAGAGAATGTATTGGGCTTACCACATGATGCAACAAAAGCAGTGTAGTCTCGGAAGACAAGTTCTAAGCCATTGGAGAGATCGTGTAATAGATCATCAGAATTTTCAATTGGAATATCAAAGAAATCATCCACAGTTTCCTTGGCCAATTTCATTAGGTCCAGGGCAGACTGTGCATATGGCTCTGATTTGGATTTGGGATTCCATGTCTGAAAGAAAGAAATCACAACCcaagaagaaattgattttaaattttcacTAACTACtcacaaaacccaactcaaCTAATGTAAAGTTTCCAAAATCTCATATATAGGAACACTCACCTCAGTTTCTTTAGCTCTTTGAACACACTCCTTCCCTCTGTTCAACCTTTCATCGATCCATGTTTTTAAAAGGCTCAAGATGATGGAGTCAACTTCATAGGGATGCATTTCCCTTACAATGGCTTTGCCTCCATCTTCACAATCTACAGAGTCTTCAACCACCATTTGAACCAGAATCTTTTCTAGCTTTCCAGCTCTCTGCAACACCAGAATGGTCTCATTGGTGAGCACAGATACCCTGGACAAGTACTGTTTCAACACGGTTCCGTAGCAATTGTGGAGGCTCACTGCCGCAACTCCGGCTGCAATGGGGTGCCATTTCTTTAGTATGGGACTAAAGGTCTCTTTCTCCATCATTGCTAAGTCCTCTGTTTCTTGAGCCAATTGAAGGAGAGCTTCACTTGCCTCTTCTACCACTTCAGCAGCCATGCTATTGGCTTTTCCATTTTCCAAAATCTTTTGATCACAACACAAAGAAATTAGACATAATCTAGACATTGTAACAGAAATAACAAAGCAAGCTAATCAATGAATGCTTAGGTTAATTACAGACTTTGGCAAATGCATTCCTCATAGATGATCTTATGTAATAATCCGCCCGATTCCCTGATGGCTCCATCGCTAAAGATGCAGTGTCTTCTTCCAAAATCCTTGTAGCTGACAGTGATAGAGGCAGAACATTCTCCATCAACCCAATTCCACACTTATGAAAATTCTCATGATAATCCAATAGCTTGTTCTTTGCCCATCTTTGCATGGATGTCAATACTGACGACAAAATCTTAACATATATAGCATCGCGATCAGGCCTCTTGGCATCATTGGCCACTTCAGCCAACATTGCTAGAGAAGCACTTAATAGGTCTTGCTCAACTTCTGCAGTAGCAACATATTGATGAAATAGGACCCAAGTGAAGCACACATTGTGGATAAGCTTATTGATTCCTAGAGTAGACCATGTCTTCTTCATGAGCTCTAACAACTCATCTATCTCGTCGAGGACAAGGGTCTCATCTTTGAGGTCAAAGATGGATTGGAGAAGAGTGAGGTATAGGTGGATGTTGAGAGGGAAGCCATCAGCCCAATGGCAAACATCATTGGGTGATCCATTAGCATTTCTCCATGCTAATGAGACCACACAAATGGAAATAGTTCTCATTGTATCAGAATTCTTGCCGGTGTCGACGGTCTTGGTTTCGCTTGCTCTGATGATATCCCTGAGACGCATTGCAAAGGAGTTTGATCTTTCTAGTGGGATTGAAGGATATAGGAGGAGCCCTGCTTCTAGGACCTTGAACTGCCTCTTCTGCCAAAGGCTGTACTCGTGGGAGTTATTGAATTCTGATGGTTTTAGATGCCGCAAGAGCTCAAGAGGGAGAATTATCGTCTCTGCTCGTCTACTTATCTGTTTGAATTCAAGAAACACAACACAATGGCTTCTTCATTAATTCTAATTGATCtaagaaagaaattgaaaacaagCACCACTACTGTGCCTTTTGTGACCTGCTTAATGGGCTTTCATGGGCCTGGCCTATTGGGGTTTCTTCACATCAGAGGTGGGTCCCACACCCCTTGCATGgggatgaaaattttcttctacTTAGGTTGTAGGAAGTTCTCTTGTTCCCTTGTTCCCTTGTTCCCCAGGACTCTCAgttgccaaaaaaaataaaaatttcctcTGTTACTattgtaataaataaaaagctAGAGAAAAAACGGTGGGATCCTATATATAGGAAGGAAATTAGATATACCTGGCCAACCAGGGTCCTCATGAGCGTTTTCCTAATCCGATTATCGCTCTCCTCCGACACCCTCATCTGTTGCCTCATGATCTCCGCCGACGTCATGGGCCGCCTCACCTTCGACGGTGGTGGCAACGTTAATAATGGATTAGCCGAGTTGACTCCTCTCGGCGATGACGAGTTTGTCGACCCGCCTGATGATACCGTCCTCCTTAGCGACATTCGCTTTATCGTCTTCAACCCAAGGGCTCTCTTTAGCCTGCTCATACCCACCAAGCCTCCCCCGTTTATCCTTGTCGTAAACCCTCCCCCGccaccccctcctcctcctcctcctcctccttccaagGTGTCCTGCGCCGTGGGGTAGTACGTCAGCGCATTCCTTCCTCCGAAACCCGGGGAGGACCGGCACGTCGTGAAGAAAATCTCGTAAGCAGTCTCCCTAAGGTCATCCCGATCTACGCCGTCGACCTTACCAAAGGGCCAGTCGAGTTCGGCTTCTGAATCGTAGTCAGACCGGGAGCGGCCcattgtggtggtggtggtggtggtggtgcaggaggaggaTATGCGTCAGAATCCGGCGATGTGTAATCGTCAGATGTCCGGCGCGAGAGGAGAAGGTGGGGTGGTCGATGTGGACATTTCTGGGAGAGGCAGAGAAGGGTGAGAAGAGAATCGAGAAAGAAACTAGAAAGAGAAAGTGATTGGGTGACATggatttagagagagaaagggacgGGTGTCTGGTGTGTTGCCAGCGTTGCATGTTGGGTGCGAAGAACACGAAGAGCGATGAAAGTGGGTTTTAGTTGCGAAACTAATTAAATTTGAGGGTGCGAAATGCTTGGAGTTGTTTTCCCACCTGCCATTCCctattttagccaaaaaaaaaaagatcttatTACAAATATGTTGCAACCATTTATTCTGTCATGTGGAATATTAGTAAGTGTGCTGACCCTTGGATTAGTAACACATCAAATTTCAGTCCtaaattcaatattttcttctttttatttaaggACATTCTTTATATTCATGAACCATTCTTATCAAGTGTATCAATCTTTTACGGAGATTCAAATCCCCCATTTAAAATAgcttgattttggtttaaaggttggatttttttttttatatggtttaGTTTTGTTTTATGACTAAAATCATTAAATCGAATCAAATTACCTATTTTTgaactgaataaaaaattaagtaaaattgtattaatttttattattttaatcaaGGTGAACgataaattctattatttttaatgtttgaaaaaaaaatacgtTGGTGGAatatgaataatatatatatatatatatatatattttaattgtcGAAGATGTAAAAAGTTGGTTAAAACACCTAAAATAAGACATAAACTTAGATATGAAATCTAATAAGGAGCCAAacagaaaaccaaaaccaaatcgactCTAAAATTTATACCTATTCACACTACGGTTCGGTTGTAATTTCTACATTTTTATTCACACCTTTAACTTGGGGTATCAATTCAGGGCATAGGCCACAAACCTAGATTGAGCCCAACCATTTAAAGCTaggcccaacccatccattTAATAAATGTCGCAGGTttgagcccgacatgtttacTAGTCTGGCATTCACGATGTAGGGGTGTGAATCGACGTACGCTAGGTCGAGCAGGCCGATTATGGGCCCAACCGAGCCCTACTTATTTACCCAATTGAGCCTGACCCCTTACTTATGGGAAGTTCCTACCCCATAAGCCCAAACCATTTACACTAATGATTAAATGTTTAAAATTGTAAAAACCCCCTACCCAAGTCAAAAGGCCCCTCAAATAGAAAAACCCTAACGGTCTAACCTAATCCCCGGCCCTTTCCCTAGTTTCCCTCTTCCAATTAGGGAATGCCCATCTAGAGCCCAGTCAATACCCATTTAGGGTTAAACCCGACTAAGGTCCAGTTAAGGCCCATTTATGGCAGTTGATTATAGCTTGAGATTAATCGACCTTATTATAAGCCATACCATGTCCACCAAAGCTAAGCTCGTTGGCTAAACATGCATTCATGATGCATGCTCGAAATTGGTCAAGCTTGGTTAGGCCCGACCGAGCCTGACTAATTGACATTCCTACTCTTACCCTTTTTCTGTTGAATATGCTCTAGATgcgctggagaggatctggatcctaTCTTATACATGGCCTCTTTGTAATCTTGAAATTTGAGTGATTTATTTTACAATGTAAAGTAATTGGAAAACTAGGTTTTTCATCTCAACTTATCCTACTCAAAACCTGGTGATTAGCGCGAATTGAACCCCCAATCAGGGGAAATCATgtttattattgattttttttaataaaaatatgtatatgtccctcaaaagtcaaaacacaATTACATTTTATTACATGGGTAGTAATGCAGTATAACAATTTCAATACCTTTAGAGAAGTTCAAATTCATTACTCTTTTTGGACATGCTCTAGTATATTTGGTGTTCCTTGTGGGGAGAGAGGGCCAAACCATAAAACCGagtcaaaacctgattttccaattATATGTGAGGTTTTTTCATCCATATAATTTCAACCCCATTTGAGTTTTACTTATAAAAATGACATataattacaaaaatcaaaTGTCATTGGTAGTAATAACAAgttaaaaaaccatttttagCGTAGTGTTGGAGTCCCCTTCAAACTGAGGACCCGGAAAACCAAACTCAGCCACAACTAATTTGAACCAATTAATGAGTTGGGCTGGCCGGCTGGatttagggtccatttggttcaGTATTTATCATTTATCCAACCCACGCTGGGCTTGCTTCACCCCTAATCGTGAGGCCACATGCTTAGAAGCTTGTAATATCTGCGCTCTTTTCAGTTTAGCTCCTTAAAATCAACTAAGTTATAGGGAATACAAATAATAATGTTGAgaaatccaaattaaaattctaGATAATTGGAAGCTTTTGAATTAGTTTATCATAATCTCATTAACCTTGGAATGATATTTTTTGGTCATGGGTCTCAAAGTTTTAAAACGCGTTATATCATCTTAAGAAGGCTAAATGTTATCAATTAGCGCAACTATCTATACCTAgctaggtgatgtgggactgAGGTTTGCTCATTCTTACCGATCGTCCAAACTCTCTGGTACTAAGCAATATCTTAGTGAATACCCCTCAATGATCTCTTAGGTGGGTTCGGTTCACTTGTCgtatcttgggtgtcacaagACTGTTACCTCTTGGCATAGGTATGCATCAGCCAGCTTAGCCAGTGGGAGGGTATGCATGAATATCTTCAACAGGGAACAATGCAGTCTTTTTGCATCCACTATGTCTAAACGTAGACACATACTAAGAGGTAGCATtactttttccttatttttctttattatacATATAGTTGATGAGAAAGAACAAGTTGCCCATACTAGTAGTTAttgataggttttttttttttttggtaggagctATTGATAGGCGCATGGAGTAGAGCATTGAGAGTTTATTGTATTCTCTAATCAACATAGAAGGTGTGACATTGAAATCACGGAAGGATCTGGTCACTTTGGATATAAAGCCAAGTTTATTGCCCAATATTATTTTTCTAGGCCGGCCACAAATTATAGAATTATTTCAGAACTGGCGGTATTATGAGCAAAAAACATATGAATgtggaggatttttttttggttggggtggGGGATGTGAGGGGTAGTAGTGGTGGTAAGAAGAGGACTTTTCATTTACTTTTGAGTAGAGTTTTTCCCCACCTTGTGATCCTGACAATAAATCTCCTTTATTTTACAAAATTTGAAATATCGTTGCCATTATTCTAGGAGTCCTATCTAATCACCAAAAGTGGTAAGAtttctctttttgggtgaagaaaaattaGGCTAATTATAAATTAATGAGTGTCTATTGGTCAATTAGGTGACAATTTGGAAGAGAGATAATTCTCTAATTAacaaaaattttacaaaatgaAGATAATATTTCGAATCATCAAATTTAgaattagttaaaaaaaattaaaatctctCACATGATTCAAAGTATTCAAAAGAATTAGCAGTCAGTAAAACCCAATTGAATCTACACTAGGTCTGATAAATCACGCCACATAGTACGGGTGAAGTCAAATTTCTTGAGCCTTTCTTTATTGGTGTAGCATATTGGCTTCTTCGAGCAGATCTTGGACATTGGCCTTCAAGTCATCCAGTTTGGCCGGAGCTGCCTCCAACTCTTTCATCTGAATTACTTCTTTAGTGCTGATTTCGACCTAATCATTATCAGTACTAATAGTGAAATCGTCCAAGTAGGCCGAAGTCAAATATAGGGTTCTTTGCTTAGTGATGTATGTTACTACTCTAGCTACATAGGCTTGAACTGCCTGCATTCTTTTGCTCTCTCACAATTTAAGATGTTATATTCACTTGGGGGAATAAGAGGACATCTCAAACGTGGATTTGCTTATGTTGAA
This Macadamia integrifolia cultivar HAES 741 chromosome 10, SCU_Mint_v3, whole genome shotgun sequence DNA region includes the following protein-coding sequences:
- the LOC122090838 gene encoding protein unc-13 homolog, with the translated sequence MGRSRSDYDSEAELDWPFGKVDGVDRDDLRETAYEIFFTTCRSSPGFGGRNALTYYPTAQDTLEGGGGGGGGGGGGGFTTRINGGGLVGMSRLKRALGLKTIKRMSLRRTVSSGGSTNSSSPRGVNSANPLLTLPPPSKVRRPMTSAEIMRQQMRVSEESDNRIRKTLMRTLVGQISRRAETIILPLELLRHLKPSEFNNSHEYSLWQKRQFKVLEAGLLLYPSIPLERSNSFAMRLRDIIRASETKTVDTGKNSDTMRTISICVVSLAWRNANGSPNDVCHWADGFPLNIHLYLTLLQSIFDLKDETLVLDEIDELLELMKKTWSTLGINKLIHNVCFTWVLFHQYVATAEVEQDLLSASLAMLAEVANDAKRPDRDAIYVKILSSVLTSMQRWAKNKLLDYHENFHKCGIGLMENVLPLSLSATRILEEDTASLAMEPSGNRADYYIRSSMRNAFAKILENGKANSMAAEVVEEASEALLQLAQETEDLAMMEKETFSPILKKWHPIAAGVAAVSLHNCYGTVLKQYLSRVSVLTNETILVLQRAGKLEKILVQMVVEDSVDCEDGGKAIVREMHPYEVDSIILSLLKTWIDERLNRGKECVQRAKETETWNPKSKSEPYAQSALDLMKLAKETVDDFFDIPIENSDDLLHDLSNGLELVFRDYTAFVASCGSKQAYIPTLPPLTRCNRSSKLHNILRKATPCRAGAMEYSEPLGSIDGDHPRPSTSRGTQRLYIRLNTLHYLFSHIHSLDKTLSLAPRAMSHNRRYSTSSSHFDLTRASIQTATQHVSEVAAYRLIFLDSNPVFYDSLYVGDVANARIPPALRILKQNLTLLAAILTDRAQPLAIKEVMKASFEAFLMILLAGGSSRVFSKLDHEMIVEDFESLKRIFCTYGEGILAEDVVEKESDTLEGVVALMNQSTEQLVEDFSIVACEASGLGMVVAGQKLPMPPTTGRWHRADPNTILRVLCHRNDSTANRFLKRTFQLARRR